The Bacteriovorax sp. Seq25_V genome has a window encoding:
- a CDS encoding cytochrome c oxidase subunit 3: MSQVAEIKHFEGKKIVSSIGMIVLLISFTMLFATLLLGYVVFRMTSEVWPPMGIQRISLVLPTISTIIIALSSLTYFNFEKSYKAKELKNAKLNFALTFLAGLAFMFVQVTLWQSMKLQGLYVTGGIFPSMFYALTWVHAAHIVMAIFALLLIVPSLLKGYVATKELWVENIGKFWHFLGIVWFVMYIIMFVF; the protein is encoded by the coding sequence ATGAGTCAAGTAGCAGAAATAAAACATTTCGAAGGTAAGAAGATCGTTTCATCTATTGGGATGATAGTTCTTCTTATTTCTTTTACGATGCTTTTTGCAACGCTACTCCTTGGCTATGTTGTTTTTAGAATGACAAGTGAAGTATGGCCACCTATGGGGATTCAAAGAATTTCTCTTGTGCTGCCAACGATCAGTACAATCATTATTGCCCTGAGTTCGTTAACATACTTTAATTTTGAAAAATCATATAAGGCGAAAGAATTAAAGAATGCAAAGCTAAATTTTGCTCTTACTTTCTTGGCCGGGCTAGCTTTCATGTTTGTTCAAGTTACTTTATGGCAATCAATGAAGCTTCAAGGTCTATATGTAACTGGTGGAATATTTCCATCGATGTTTTATGCTCTTACATGGGTACACGCTGCTCACATTGTAATGGCAATTTTCGCTCTACTTCTTATTGTTCCATCTTTACTAAAAGGGTATGTGGCAACGAAAGAATTATGGGTTGAAAATATTGGGAAGTTTTGGCACTTCCTTGGGATTGTTTGGTTTGTAATGTACATAATAATGTTCGTTTTTTAA